A portion of the candidate division WOR-3 bacterium genome contains these proteins:
- a CDS encoding ferredoxin, whose amino-acid sequence MKVRIDKELCTGCELCCNTCPDIFEMQGDTAGVKMEVVPEAAEDCVRQAAEDCPVSAIIIEEE is encoded by the coding sequence ATGAAAGTGAGAATAGATAAAGAACTGTGTACCGGTTGTGAACTATGCTGTAATACTTGCCCAGATATTTTTGAAATGCAAGGTGATACTGCTGGGGTAAAAATGGAAGTAGTACCAGAAGCAGCCGAAGATTGCGTAAGACAGGCTGCGGAAGATTGTCCGGTTAGTGCGATAATTATTGAAGAAGAATAA
- a CDS encoding HAD-IB family phosphatase → MKKKTEKRKIKRKFLFATDFDQTLSFDDTGVLISLELGIPPEKFLNKVKEIRNRNITQLGGELAYLLAYDPEYKNRVTKDFLLKIGEKVRLKADVDILFRTLQEGIEDCEFVCYVISACPDLIIKKSMSKILKEENIFGTEFRYDEQGRIVEILRTAAGHGKAAIVDYLVEKEHIPKENVIYIGDGSSDIHVMLHVNVYGGFTIAVSPSPYLGHISKRTVLSENALSVLCPILEDLFGYTEEEIKNFYAKLGHPIYEWNRAKMEWLTIA, encoded by the coding sequence GTGAAGAAGAAAACCGAAAAGAGAAAGATTAAAAGAAAATTTTTGTTTGCTACCGATTTTGACCAAACCCTCTCTTTTGATGATACTGGTGTTCTAATCTCTTTAGAATTAGGAATTCCGCCCGAAAAGTTTTTGAATAAGGTAAAAGAGATAAGAAACAGAAATATTACTCAATTAGGTGGCGAACTTGCCTATCTTTTGGCTTATGACCCCGAATATAAAAATCGGGTAACAAAAGATTTCTTATTAAAAATCGGGGAAAAGGTGAGGTTGAAGGCGGATGTGGATATTCTATTTAGGACATTACAAGAAGGCATTGAAGATTGTGAATTTGTTTGCTATGTCATTTCCGCCTGTCCGGATTTAATTATTAAGAAGTCAATGAGTAAGATTTTAAAAGAGGAGAATATTTTCGGAACAGAATTTAGATACGATGAGCAGGGAAGGATAGTTGAGATTTTAAGAACAGCCGCTGGTCATGGTAAGGCAGCAATTGTTGATTATCTTGTTGAGAAGGAACATATTCCAAAAGAGAATGTGATATATATTGGTGATGGTTCTTCTGATATCCATGTTATGCTTCATGTAAATGTTTATGGTGGTTTTACAATTGCTGTCTCACCTTCACCTTATTTAGGGCATATATCAAAAAGAACGGTATTATCAGAAAATGCCCTGTCGGTTCTTTGTCCGATTTTAGAAGATTTATTTGGTTATACCGAAGAAGAGATAAAGAATTTTTATGCAAAACTGGGGCACCCGATCTATGAATGGAATCGGGCAAAAATGGAATGGCTTACCATCGCTTAA
- a CDS encoding FAD:protein FMN transferase, which produces MESGKNGMAYHRLTLLFISIFLFCQKEIPIEKSDIIFGSYFRIKIFTQNKEEAEKHLDSLFILLKYYDSLFSYFNKNSALSFINQNKKARLSKELKEIILLSQEIRDKTFGYFDITIAPLMEIWGFYDKNYKRPREVEIKEIKKFIGENAYLIREDSIFLKEKTKIDLGGIAVGYILDKLVLFLKSRNIKKGIIDAGGDIIVFGDFKARIGIKDPNKEEIIKTIEIKNGACSTSGDYYNYFKIGDTIFSHIINPITGEAERALNKHRQVTVIGKKAIICDALSTALLIMPDSLRNKVLENFKDYKVIFY; this is translated from the coding sequence ATGGAATCGGGCAAAAATGGAATGGCTTACCATCGCTTAACTCTTCTTTTTATATCAATATTTCTCTTCTGTCAAAAAGAGATTCCTATCGAAAAAAGTGATATTATCTTTGGTAGTTATTTTAGAATAAAAATTTTTACCCAAAATAAAGAAGAGGCAGAAAAACATCTTGATTCTCTATTTATTTTACTTAAATATTATGATTCTCTTTTTTCTTATTTTAACAAAAATAGCGCCCTCTCTTTTATCAACCAAAATAAAAAGGCAAGATTATCCAAGGAATTAAAAGAGATAATTTTATTATCCCAAGAAATAAGGGATAAAACTTTTGGTTATTTTGATATTACAATTGCTCCTTTGATGGAGATTTGGGGATTCTATGATAAAAATTATAAAAGACCAAGAGAAGTAGAGATAAAAGAGATAAAGAAATTTATTGGTGAGAATGCTTATCTAATAAGAGAAGATTCTATTTTCTTAAAAGAAAAGACAAAGATTGATTTAGGTGGTATTGCGGTTGGTTATATCCTTGATAAACTTGTTTTATTTTTGAAAAGTAGGAATATTAAAAAAGGGATAATTGATGCCGGTGGCGATATTATTGTTTTTGGTGATTTTAAGGCAAGAATTGGAATTAAAGACCCAAATAAAGAGGAGATAATAAAGACAATTGAGATAAAAAATGGTGCCTGCTCTACTTCTGGTGATTACTATAATTATTTTAAAATTGGTGATACTATCTTTTCTCATATCATCAATCCGATAACCGGTGAAGCAGAGAGAGCATTAAATAAACATCGCCAAGTTACTGTAATTGGCAAAAAAGCAATAATCTGTGATGCCCTTTCTACGGCTTTATTAATTATGCCCGACTCATTAAGAAATAAGGTATTAGAGAATTTTAAAGACTATAAAGTAATTTTCTACTAA